A genome region from Corvus hawaiiensis isolate bCorHaw1 chromosome 4, bCorHaw1.pri.cur, whole genome shotgun sequence includes the following:
- the LOC125325359 gene encoding dromaiocalcin-1-like gives MGPAAFLGLCLLGCLVLPPSLPGAQATRCPRGWLSFGGHCYGYFGQELSWRKAEAWCQATGGGHLASLHSPEEHRALAAFIARRPRRGEDDEERDKDRDRDREDGVWIGLRRRRQAWLWADGSPWRYWAWDGDDGPKGQPCIALEDSAGFMAWEGEACGERKPFVCKYPA, from the exons ATGGGTCCCGCCGCCTTCCTggggctctgcctgctggggtGCCTCGTGCTGCCCCCCTCCCTGCCGG ggGCCCAGGCCACCAGGTGTCCCCGGGGGTGGCTGTCCTTCGGGGGACACTGCTACGGCTACTTcgggcaggagctgagctggaggaaggctgag GCGTGGTGCCAGGCCACCGGCGGGGGCCACCTGGCATCGCTGCACAGCCCCGAGGAGCACCGGGCGCTCGCCGCCTTCATCgcccggcggccgcggcggggaGAGGACGACGAGGAGCGGGACaaggaccgggaccgggaccgggaggACGGCGTCTGGATCGGGCTGCGCCGGCGG CGCCAGGCCTGGCTCTGGGCTGACGGGTCCCCGTGGCGCTACTGGGCCTGGGACGGGGACGATGGCCCCAAGGGCCAGCCCTGCATCGCCCTGGAGGACTCGGCAG GGTTCATGGCCTGGGAGGGCGAGGCCTGTGGCGAGCGCAAACCCTTCGTCTGCAAATACCCGGCCTAA
- the ODF3B gene encoding outer dense fiber protein 3B: MATTLPLPAPAAPQCHLSPPPPPPPPPPPPAPLLPPRPARAAALRALTSPPEGPGEGAPPAEPPMSSEGWVGPWRPHRPRTAVSARFRTPGPKYELPGSIGCDPHDSASPPRPRLHLRAPGGGLPAAALPRAPRGPAFSMGGRPAARPASSTPGPAYYRPERADRVTLPSAPACSMSFRGRPDTPQETPGPASYQLPPVMGSGLVNKRSAPQYSLTGRGPSIFDYKIRTPGPLNYNTVDTDVYMARAPRCTMAGRPRPRQASITPGPGDYSPQQGQRQGQSFGVRHSEMVIPVMDPRL, from the exons ATGGCCACCACGCTGCCGCTGCCGGCGCCGGCGGCCCCGCAGTGTCACTTGTCACCACCGCCGCCACCACCgccgccaccgccaccgccggcgccgctgctgccgccccgTCCAGCCCGGGCAGCCGCGCTGCGGGCACTCACGTCTCCCCCCGAGGGCCCTGGGGAGGGCGCGCCACCAGCAGAGCCCCCCATGTCCAGCGAGGGCTGGGTGGGCCCCTGGAGACCCCACCGGCCCCGGACGGCGGTCTCAGCCAGGTTCCGCACCCCCGGGCCCAAGTACGAGCTGCCCGGCAGCATCG GCTGCGACCCGCATGACTCCGCcagccccccgcgcccccgccTACACCTTCGGGCACCGGGCggggggctcccagcagccGCGCTCCCCCGGGCCCCA CGAGGGCCCGCCTTCAGCATGggcggccgccccgccgcccggccgGCCAGCAGCACACCTGGGccag CGTACTATCGCCCGGAGCGGGCGGACAGGGTGACCCTGCCCTCGGCTCCCGCCTGCTCCATGAGCTTCCGCGGCCGCCCGGACACACCCCAGGAGACgccag GCCCTGCCAGCTACCAGCTGCCGCCCGTGATGGGCTCCGGCCTGGTGAACAAGAGATCGGCCCCCCAGTACAGCCTGACGGGGCGCGGCCCCAGCATCTTCGACTACAAGATTAGG ACCCCAGGACCCCTGAACTACAACACCGTGGACACCGACGTGTACATGGCCCGGGCCCCCCGCTGCACCATGGcagggcggccccggccccggcaggCCTCCATCACCCCCGGGCCCGGCGACTACAGCCCGCAGCAG GGCCAGAGACAAGGACAGAGCTTCGGCGTGCGCCACTCGGAAATGGTGATCCCCGTGATGGACCCGCGCCTGTAG
- the LOC125325092 gene encoding thymidine phosphorylase isoform X2, which produces MDPPTPLPSLIRKKRDGERLEDAEIRSFVRGVTEGTAQQGQIGAMLMAIRLRGMDAGETLALTQAMASSGRTLAWPPAWHGLVVDKHSTGGVGDKVSLALAPALAACGCKVPMISGRGLGHTGGTLDKLESIPGFRVSQSPEEMRHILARVGCCIVGQSAELAPADRVLYGLRDVTATVDSPALITASILSKKAAERLSALVLDVKFGGAALYPTQESARELARSLVEVGTQLGIRTAALLTRMEQPLGRAVGNALEVLEALECLGGRGPPDLRHLVTALGGVLLWQCGMAAGAEQGRERLARALDDGSALSTFEAMLGAQGVPPDTARGLCAGTPAQRRQLLGEAKVCEELPALQEGWVQQVRALPLARVLHGLGAGRARAGDAVNPRVGAELLVGTGQHLRAGEPWLRVHHEGTLGAEGLRELQDALCLGPEPPRDPPPLVAETILPSEPGRAGTPNKPR; this is translated from the exons ATGGACCCCCCgacccccctccccagcctgatCCGCAAGAAGCGGGACGGGGAGCGCCTGGAGGACGCCGAGATCCGGAGCTTCGTGCGCGGCGTCACCGAGGGCACCGCGCAGCAGGGACAGATCG GTGCCATGCTGATGGCCATCCGGCTGCGGGGCATGGACGCGGGTGAGACACTGGCCCTGACCCAGGCCATGGCCAGCTCGGGCCGGACGCTGGCCTGGCCGCCCGCCTGGCACGGGCTGGTGGTGGACAAGCACTCGACCGGTGGCGTTGGGGACAAGGtcagcctggccctggccccCGCGCTGGCCGCCTGTGGCTGCAAG GTACCCATGATCAGCGGGCGCGGGCTGGGCCACACCGGGGGTACCCTGGACAAGCTGGAGTCCATTCCCGGCTTCCGCGTCTCCCAGAGCCCCGAGGAG ATGCGGCACATCCTGGCGCGGGTGGGCTGCTGCATCGTGGGGCAGAGCGCGGAGCTGGCGCCCGCCGACCGGGTGCTCTACGGGCTGCGCGACGTCACGGCCACCGTGGACAGCCCGGCCCTCATCACCG CCTCCATCCTCAGCAAGAAGGCGGCGGAGCGGCTCTCGGCGCTGGTGCTCGATGTGAAGTTCGGGGGGGCCGCGCTGTACCCCACCCAGGAGAGCGCGCGGGAGCTGGCGCGGAGCCTG GTGGAGGTGGGCACACAGCTGGGCATCCGCACGGCGGCCCTGCTGACCCGCATGGAGCAGCCGCTGGGCCGCGCCGTGGGCAACGcgctggaggtgctggaggcGCTGGAGTGCCTGGGGGGGCGCGGCCCCCCCGACCTGCGACACCTGGTCACGGCCCTGG GCggggtgctgctgtggcagtgcGGGATGGCCGCGGGGGCCGAGCAGGGCCGTGAGCGCCTGGCCCGGGCTCTGGACGATGGGTCGGCCCTGAGCACGTTCGAGGCCATGCTGGGGGCGCAGGGGGTGCCCCCCGACACCGCCCGGGGTCTCTGCGCCGGGACCCCCGCCCAGCGCCGCCAGCTCCTGGGAGAGGCCAAGGTCTGCGAGGAGCTGCCCGCGCTGCAGGAAG GCTGGGTGCAGCAGGTGCGGGCGCTGCCCCTGGCGCGGGTCCTGCACGGCCTGGGCGCGGGCCGGGCGCGGGCCGGGGACGCCGTGAACCCCCGCGTGGGCGCCGAGCTGCTGGTGGGCACCGGGCAGCACCTGCGGGCAG GCGAGCCCTGGCTGCGGGTGCACCACGAGGGGACCCTCGGcgccgaggggctgcgggagctgcAGGACGCGCTGTGCCTCGGCCCGGAGCCCCCCCGAGACCCGCCGCCGCTGGTGGCCGAGACCATCCTGCCCTCGGAACCGGGCCGTGCCGGGACTCCCAATAAACCGCGATGA
- the LOC125325092 gene encoding thymidine phosphorylase isoform X1 yields the protein MDPPTPLPSLIRKKRDGERLEDAEIRSFVRGVTEGTAQQGQIGAMLMAIRLRGMDAGETLALTQAMASSGRTLAWPPAWHGLVVDKHSTGGVGDKVSLALAPALAACGCKVRGSRGGAGTGGCPRVPCAHLCPPQVPMISGRGLGHTGGTLDKLESIPGFRVSQSPEEMRHILARVGCCIVGQSAELAPADRVLYGLRDVTATVDSPALITASILSKKAAERLSALVLDVKFGGAALYPTQESARELARSLVEVGTQLGIRTAALLTRMEQPLGRAVGNALEVLEALECLGGRGPPDLRHLVTALGGVLLWQCGMAAGAEQGRERLARALDDGSALSTFEAMLGAQGVPPDTARGLCAGTPAQRRQLLGEAKVCEELPALQEGWVQQVRALPLARVLHGLGAGRARAGDAVNPRVGAELLVGTGQHLRAGEPWLRVHHEGTLGAEGLRELQDALCLGPEPPRDPPPLVAETILPSEPGRAGTPNKPR from the exons ATGGACCCCCCgacccccctccccagcctgatCCGCAAGAAGCGGGACGGGGAGCGCCTGGAGGACGCCGAGATCCGGAGCTTCGTGCGCGGCGTCACCGAGGGCACCGCGCAGCAGGGACAGATCG GTGCCATGCTGATGGCCATCCGGCTGCGGGGCATGGACGCGGGTGAGACACTGGCCCTGACCCAGGCCATGGCCAGCTCGGGCCGGACGCTGGCCTGGCCGCCCGCCTGGCACGGGCTGGTGGTGGACAAGCACTCGACCGGTGGCGTTGGGGACAAGGtcagcctggccctggccccCGCGCTGGCCGCCTGTGGCTGCAAGGTGAGGGGGAGCCGGGGTGGCGCGGGGACAGGGGGGTGTCCCCGAGTtccctgtgcccacctgtgccccCCCCAGGTACCCATGATCAGCGGGCGCGGGCTGGGCCACACCGGGGGTACCCTGGACAAGCTGGAGTCCATTCCCGGCTTCCGCGTCTCCCAGAGCCCCGAGGAG ATGCGGCACATCCTGGCGCGGGTGGGCTGCTGCATCGTGGGGCAGAGCGCGGAGCTGGCGCCCGCCGACCGGGTGCTCTACGGGCTGCGCGACGTCACGGCCACCGTGGACAGCCCGGCCCTCATCACCG CCTCCATCCTCAGCAAGAAGGCGGCGGAGCGGCTCTCGGCGCTGGTGCTCGATGTGAAGTTCGGGGGGGCCGCGCTGTACCCCACCCAGGAGAGCGCGCGGGAGCTGGCGCGGAGCCTG GTGGAGGTGGGCACACAGCTGGGCATCCGCACGGCGGCCCTGCTGACCCGCATGGAGCAGCCGCTGGGCCGCGCCGTGGGCAACGcgctggaggtgctggaggcGCTGGAGTGCCTGGGGGGGCGCGGCCCCCCCGACCTGCGACACCTGGTCACGGCCCTGG GCggggtgctgctgtggcagtgcGGGATGGCCGCGGGGGCCGAGCAGGGCCGTGAGCGCCTGGCCCGGGCTCTGGACGATGGGTCGGCCCTGAGCACGTTCGAGGCCATGCTGGGGGCGCAGGGGGTGCCCCCCGACACCGCCCGGGGTCTCTGCGCCGGGACCCCCGCCCAGCGCCGCCAGCTCCTGGGAGAGGCCAAGGTCTGCGAGGAGCTGCCCGCGCTGCAGGAAG GCTGGGTGCAGCAGGTGCGGGCGCTGCCCCTGGCGCGGGTCCTGCACGGCCTGGGCGCGGGCCGGGCGCGGGCCGGGGACGCCGTGAACCCCCGCGTGGGCGCCGAGCTGCTGGTGGGCACCGGGCAGCACCTGCGGGCAG GCGAGCCCTGGCTGCGGGTGCACCACGAGGGGACCCTCGGcgccgaggggctgcgggagctgcAGGACGCGCTGTGCCTCGGCCCGGAGCCCCCCCGAGACCCGCCGCCGCTGGTGGCCGAGACCATCCTGCCCTCGGAACCGGGCCGTGCCGGGACTCCCAATAAACCGCGATGA
- the LOC125324866 gene encoding LOW QUALITY PROTEIN: protein SCO2 homolog, mitochondrial (The sequence of the model RefSeq protein was modified relative to this genomic sequence to represent the inferred CDS: deleted 1 base in 1 codon) gives MLLRSLRPVQPLLPALCPPCRRLSVPPGAARLPLRQRLAVAGGGGGAAAGGWLYLRHQKEQQRRSRRLRELRALALGQGDFELRDTAGAARSKADFLGRWVLLYFGFTHCPDVCPEELEKLSRAVRLLEQDPALPPVQPLFVTVDPERDDAAALARYLRDFHPRLVGLTGTPEQVRAAAGAFRVYVSAGPRDADGDYVVDHSVLTFLVDPDGLCRDCYGRSRTAEELARSVRGHMDTYEPLPPAGDE, from the exons ATGCTGCTGCGCTCCCTGCGCCCcgtccagcccctgctcccggCGCTGTGCCCGCCCTGCCGCCGCCTCTCCGTGCcccccggcgcggcccggctCCCGCTGCGGCAGCGGCTGGCGgtggcggggggcggcggcggc gcggcggcggggggctgGCTGTACCTGCGGCACCAGAAGGAGCAGCAGcggcgctcccgccgcctccgAGAGCTCCGTGCGCTGGCGCTGGGCCAGGGCGACTTCGAGCTGCGCGACacggcgggcgcggcgcggaGCAAGGCGGATTTCCTGGGCCGCTGGGTGCTGCTGTACTTCGGCTTCACGCACTGCCCGGACGTGTGTCCcgaggagctggagaagctcAGCCGCGCCGTgcggctgctggagcaggaccCGGCGCTGCCGCCCGTGCAGCCGCTCTTCGTCACCGTGGACCCCGAGCGCGACGACGCGGCGGCGCTGGCGCGGTACCTGCGCGACTTCCACCCGCGCCTCGTGGGGCTCACCGGCACCCCCGAGCAGGTgcgggcggcggccggagccTTCCGCGTCTACGTGAGCGCCGGGCCCCGCGACGCCGACGGGGATTACGTGGTGGATCACTCGGTGCTCACGTTCCTGGTGGATCCCGACGGGCTCTGCCGGGACTGCTACGGCCGCTCCCGCACGGCCGAGGAGCTGGCGCGCAGCGTCAGGGGACACATGGACACCTACGAGCCGCTGCCGCCCGCGGGAGACGAATAA
- the NCAPH2 gene encoding condensin-2 complex subunit H2 isoform X1: MDEADSRFLHLLQPIRDLTKNWEVDVAAQLAEYLGELDQISISFDNGKTTMNFLEAAMLIQGSACIYSKKVEHLYLLVHQALDSIFKKKKEKLPASLCLDSRDARAALSGRAKEFLSLDDILETSQASGSMRRNRQRAALSALPMPCRAVNIVRLTPMAVVPLDEAEKKKDPLLSGSGEVLGSRWDFQMNTCTSHASGAFLLETAKFCPADLQLEQPLAAATAAPGSGPTEPPSAGCGTAPLPALSVPEEAGAAGPDDDDTAEALGDDMEVTLVPNEHIEAQRATPRSRGYVLRERPPSQDPKAHSKEEPDPWQSLDPFADSEEKPFRKGTPFLVPQGLEYVAGGKRKRKGPRKLQDFMGWFSTAYNTVTEGRKRRKGPTFADLELLYWRHFKERLAAHRKLQSRGEPPWEPELEQQERGADCEEGADDDFVEHEDAEPEASEELGEGSLDPPEPSYEELVRGHVELFVASSRKFMQETELSRHVRLWEERMEPLLREQETRAPFDVRAYGLALTEGCAGPGRWHSLASLVAGQPPFEVCRYLLASLQLANDGVVELAQDAGLEAALDTVRLRPLSARPAHERFQSFQLPSQRDPRPK; the protein is encoded by the exons ATGGACGAGGCGGATTCCCGCTTCCTgcacctgctgcagcccatCCGGGACCTCACCAAGAACTGGGAGGTGGACGTGGCCGCCCAGCTCGCCGAGTACCTGGGGGAG ctggatcAGATCAGCATTTCCTTCGACAACGGGAAAACCACCATGAATTTCCTGGAGGCAGCGATGCTGATCCAGGGCTCCGCCTGCATCTACAGCAAGAAG GTGGAACACCTGTACCTGCTGGTCCACCAGGCGCTGGACAGCATCTTCAAGAAAAA GAAGGAGAAGCTTCCCGCCTCCCTGTGCCTCGACAGCCGGGATGCCCGCGCCGCCCTCTCGGGCAGGGCCAAGGAG TTCCTGTCCCTGGATGACATCCTGGAAACCAGCCAGGCCAGCGGGAGCATGAGGAGGAACCGGCAGCGTGCG GCTCTCTCTGCACTTCCCATGCCCTGCCGGGCTGTGAACATCGTTCGCCTGACCCCGATGGCCGTGGTGCCCCTGGACGAGGCggagaagaagaaagatccCCTCTTGAG CGGGAGCGGGGAGGTCCTGGGGAGCCGCTGGGATTTCCAGATGAACACCTGCACCTCCCACGCCTCCGGCGCCTTCCTGCTGGAGACAGCCAAGTTCTGCCCCGCCgacctgcagctggagcagcccctggctgcagccacag cagctccaggatccGGCCCCACGGAGCCTCCGAGCGCTGGCTGCGGCACGGCCCCGCTGCCGGCACTGAGCGTCCCCGAGGAGGCAG gtgctgcaggaccTGACGATGACGACACTGCCGAGGCCCTGGGGGATGACATGGAAGTGACTCTGGTCCCTAACGAACACATTGAGGCTCAGAGG GCCACGCCCCGGTCCCGGGGGTACGTCCTGCGGGAGAGACCCCCCAGCCAGGACCCCAAAGCCCACAGCAAG GAGGAGCCGGATCCGTGGCAGAGCCTCGACCCCTTCGCAGACTCCGAGGAGAAGCCCTTTAGGAAAG gGACGCCCTTCCTGGTGCCGCAGGGCCTGGAGTACGTGGCTGGAGgcaagaggaagaggaagggccCGAGGAAGCTCCAGGATTTCATGGGCTGGTTCTCCACAGCCT ATAACACCGTCACAGAGGGCCGGAAAAGGAGGAAGGGCCCCACGTTTGCAG acctggagctgctctACTGGCGGCACTTCAAGGAGCGGCTGGCGGCGCACAGGAAGCTCCAGAGCCGGGGG GAGCCGCCGTgggagccagagctggagcagcaggagcgcGGGGCCGACTGCGAGGAAGGGGCAG ACGATGATTTTGTGGAGCACGAGGACGCGGAGCCCGAGGCGTcggaggagctgggggaaggatccctgg ACCCCCCTGAACCCTCATACGAGGAGCTGGTGCGCGGACACGTG GAGCTGTTCGTGGCCAGCTCCCGGAAGTTCATGCAGGAGACGGAGCTGTCCCGGCACGTCCGGCTCTGGGAGGAGCGCATGGAGCCGCTGCTGCGGGAGCAG gAGACCCGTGCCCCGTTCGATGTCCGTGCCTACGGGCTGGCGCTGACCGagggctgcgcggggccgggccggtgGCACTCCCTGGCCAGCCTGGTGGCCGGGCAGCCCCCGTTCGAGGTGTGCCGCTACCTGCTGGCCTCGCTGCAGCTG GCCAACGACGGCGTGGTGGAGCTGGCGCAGGACGCGGGGCTGGAGGCGGCGCTGGACACGGTGCGACTGCGGCCGCTCTCGGCCCGCCCGGCCCACGAGAGGTTCCAGAGCTTCCAGCTGCCCTCCCAGAGGGACCCCCGCCCCAAATAA
- the NCAPH2 gene encoding condensin-2 complex subunit H2 isoform X2, translating to MDEADSRFLHLLQPIRDLTKNWEVDVAAQLAEYLGELDQISISFDNGKTTMNFLEAAMLIQGSACIYSKKVEHLYLLVHQALDSIFKKKKEKLPASLCLDSRDARAALSGRAKEFLSLDDILETSQASGSMRRNRQRAALSALPMPCRAVNIVRLTPMAVVPLDEAEKKKDPLLSGSGEVLGSRWDFQMNTCTSHASGAFLLETAKFCPADLQLEQPLAAATAPGSGPTEPPSAGCGTAPLPALSVPEEAGAAGPDDDDTAEALGDDMEVTLVPNEHIEAQRATPRSRGYVLRERPPSQDPKAHSKEEPDPWQSLDPFADSEEKPFRKGTPFLVPQGLEYVAGGKRKRKGPRKLQDFMGWFSTAYNTVTEGRKRRKGPTFADLELLYWRHFKERLAAHRKLQSRGEPPWEPELEQQERGADCEEGADDDFVEHEDAEPEASEELGEGSLDPPEPSYEELVRGHVELFVASSRKFMQETELSRHVRLWEERMEPLLREQETRAPFDVRAYGLALTEGCAGPGRWHSLASLVAGQPPFEVCRYLLASLQLANDGVVELAQDAGLEAALDTVRLRPLSARPAHERFQSFQLPSQRDPRPK from the exons ATGGACGAGGCGGATTCCCGCTTCCTgcacctgctgcagcccatCCGGGACCTCACCAAGAACTGGGAGGTGGACGTGGCCGCCCAGCTCGCCGAGTACCTGGGGGAG ctggatcAGATCAGCATTTCCTTCGACAACGGGAAAACCACCATGAATTTCCTGGAGGCAGCGATGCTGATCCAGGGCTCCGCCTGCATCTACAGCAAGAAG GTGGAACACCTGTACCTGCTGGTCCACCAGGCGCTGGACAGCATCTTCAAGAAAAA GAAGGAGAAGCTTCCCGCCTCCCTGTGCCTCGACAGCCGGGATGCCCGCGCCGCCCTCTCGGGCAGGGCCAAGGAG TTCCTGTCCCTGGATGACATCCTGGAAACCAGCCAGGCCAGCGGGAGCATGAGGAGGAACCGGCAGCGTGCG GCTCTCTCTGCACTTCCCATGCCCTGCCGGGCTGTGAACATCGTTCGCCTGACCCCGATGGCCGTGGTGCCCCTGGACGAGGCggagaagaagaaagatccCCTCTTGAG CGGGAGCGGGGAGGTCCTGGGGAGCCGCTGGGATTTCCAGATGAACACCTGCACCTCCCACGCCTCCGGCGCCTTCCTGCTGGAGACAGCCAAGTTCTGCCCCGCCgacctgcagctggagcagcccctggctgcagccacag ctccaggatccGGCCCCACGGAGCCTCCGAGCGCTGGCTGCGGCACGGCCCCGCTGCCGGCACTGAGCGTCCCCGAGGAGGCAG gtgctgcaggaccTGACGATGACGACACTGCCGAGGCCCTGGGGGATGACATGGAAGTGACTCTGGTCCCTAACGAACACATTGAGGCTCAGAGG GCCACGCCCCGGTCCCGGGGGTACGTCCTGCGGGAGAGACCCCCCAGCCAGGACCCCAAAGCCCACAGCAAG GAGGAGCCGGATCCGTGGCAGAGCCTCGACCCCTTCGCAGACTCCGAGGAGAAGCCCTTTAGGAAAG gGACGCCCTTCCTGGTGCCGCAGGGCCTGGAGTACGTGGCTGGAGgcaagaggaagaggaagggccCGAGGAAGCTCCAGGATTTCATGGGCTGGTTCTCCACAGCCT ATAACACCGTCACAGAGGGCCGGAAAAGGAGGAAGGGCCCCACGTTTGCAG acctggagctgctctACTGGCGGCACTTCAAGGAGCGGCTGGCGGCGCACAGGAAGCTCCAGAGCCGGGGG GAGCCGCCGTgggagccagagctggagcagcaggagcgcGGGGCCGACTGCGAGGAAGGGGCAG ACGATGATTTTGTGGAGCACGAGGACGCGGAGCCCGAGGCGTcggaggagctgggggaaggatccctgg ACCCCCCTGAACCCTCATACGAGGAGCTGGTGCGCGGACACGTG GAGCTGTTCGTGGCCAGCTCCCGGAAGTTCATGCAGGAGACGGAGCTGTCCCGGCACGTCCGGCTCTGGGAGGAGCGCATGGAGCCGCTGCTGCGGGAGCAG gAGACCCGTGCCCCGTTCGATGTCCGTGCCTACGGGCTGGCGCTGACCGagggctgcgcggggccgggccggtgGCACTCCCTGGCCAGCCTGGTGGCCGGGCAGCCCCCGTTCGAGGTGTGCCGCTACCTGCTGGCCTCGCTGCAGCTG GCCAACGACGGCGTGGTGGAGCTGGCGCAGGACGCGGGGCTGGAGGCGGCGCTGGACACGGTGCGACTGCGGCCGCTCTCGGCCCGCCCGGCCCACGAGAGGTTCCAGAGCTTCCAGCTGCCCTCCCAGAGGGACCCCCGCCCCAAATAA